Proteins encoded in a region of the Streptomyces violaceoruber genome:
- a CDS encoding S9 family peptidase: MTESNGLRQTQGEQVPDWEKRFRAPRVSLPDWAEDAPDRSLFVSNATGTYELYAWDRSSGEQRQVTDRPNGTTDGVLAPDGDWIWWFDDKDGDEFGVWRRQPFAGGPDEEAVPGLDPSYPAGLALGRDGRTAVIGRSTDEDGTTIHLARGDGGAPAEIYRHRESAGVGDLSHDGSLIAIEHTEHGDAMHSALRVLRPDGSTVAELDDTRGGEEELGLEVLGFAPVDGDTRLLIGHQRRGRWEPLVWDVATGEQTDLALELPGDVSAEWYPDGSGLLIVHGFEARSELFRYDFAERGLTDIDTPAGTVSGATARPDGSVEYLWSSAAEPSAVRSTTGRVVLDPPGLKSPRSVPVEDVWVEGPGGRIHALVQKPAGAAGPLPTVFDIHGGPTWHDSDSFAAGPAAWVDHGYAVVRVNYRGSTGYGRAWTDALKHRVGLIELEDIAAVREWAVASGLADPERLILTGGSWGGYLTLLGIGTQPEAWTLGIAAVPVADYVTAYHDEMEGLKALDRTLLGGTPEEVPERFEASSPLTYVDEVKAPVYISAGVNDPRCPIRQVENYVERLEARGAVHEVYRYDAGHGSLVVDERIKQVRLELDFASRNLPKP, encoded by the coding sequence ATGACTGAGAGCAACGGGTTGCGGCAGACGCAGGGCGAGCAGGTGCCCGACTGGGAGAAGCGGTTCCGGGCGCCGAGGGTGTCGCTGCCCGACTGGGCCGAGGACGCCCCGGACCGCTCCCTGTTCGTCTCGAACGCGACGGGGACGTACGAGCTGTATGCCTGGGACCGGTCGAGCGGGGAGCAGCGCCAGGTCACGGACCGGCCCAACGGCACGACGGACGGCGTGCTCGCGCCGGACGGCGACTGGATCTGGTGGTTCGACGACAAGGACGGCGACGAGTTCGGCGTCTGGCGCCGCCAGCCCTTCGCGGGCGGGCCGGACGAGGAGGCCGTGCCGGGCCTCGACCCCTCCTACCCGGCGGGCCTCGCCCTCGGCCGGGACGGCCGCACGGCGGTGATCGGCCGCTCCACCGACGAGGACGGTACGACGATCCACCTCGCGCGCGGGGACGGCGGCGCCCCGGCGGAGATCTACCGGCACCGCGAGTCCGCGGGCGTCGGCGACCTCTCCCACGACGGCTCCCTGATCGCGATCGAGCACACCGAGCACGGCGACGCCATGCACTCGGCGCTGCGCGTCCTGCGCCCCGACGGCAGCACGGTCGCCGAGCTGGACGACACCAGGGGCGGCGAGGAGGAGCTGGGCCTGGAGGTCCTGGGCTTCGCGCCGGTCGACGGCGACACCCGGCTGCTCATCGGCCACCAGCGCCGGGGCCGCTGGGAGCCCCTGGTGTGGGACGTGGCGACGGGCGAGCAGACCGACCTCGCCCTGGAGCTGCCCGGTGACGTCAGCGCCGAGTGGTATCCGGACGGCTCCGGCCTGCTGATCGTGCACGGCTTCGAGGCCCGCAGCGAGCTGTTCCGGTACGACTTCGCCGAGCGCGGCCTGACGGACATCGACACCCCCGCCGGCACCGTCTCGGGAGCCACGGCCCGCCCCGACGGCAGCGTGGAGTACCTGTGGTCCTCGGCCGCCGAGCCGTCGGCCGTCCGCTCCACCACCGGCCGCGTCGTCCTGGACCCGCCCGGCCTGAAGTCGCCCCGCTCGGTCCCGGTGGAGGACGTGTGGGTGGAGGGGCCGGGAGGCCGCATCCACGCCCTGGTCCAGAAGCCGGCCGGGGCGGCCGGTCCGCTCCCGACGGTCTTCGACATCCACGGCGGCCCGACCTGGCACGACAGCGACTCCTTCGCCGCGGGCCCGGCCGCCTGGGTCGACCACGGGTACGCGGTGGTCCGGGTCAACTACCGGGGCTCCACCGGTTACGGCCGCGCGTGGACCGACGCCCTCAAGCACCGGGTGGGCCTCATCGAGCTGGAGGACATCGCGGCGGTGCGGGAATGGGCGGTCGCCTCGGGCCTCGCGGACCCCGAGCGCCTGATCCTCACCGGCGGCTCCTGGGGCGGCTACCTCACCCTCCTCGGCATCGGCACCCAGCCCGAGGCGTGGACGCTGGGCATCGCGGCCGTGCCGGTCGCCGACTACGTCACCGCGTACCACGACGAGATGGAGGGCCTCAAGGCACTCGACCGCACCCTGCTGGGCGGCACCCCCGAGGAGGTCCCCGAGCGCTTCGAGGCCTCCTCCCCGCTGACCTACGTCGACGAGGTCAAGGCCCCGGTGTACATCTCGGCGGGCGTCAACGACCCGCGCTGCCCGATCCGCCAGGTCGAGAACTACGTCGAGCGCCTGGAGGCCAGGGGCGCCGTCCACGAGGTCTACCGCTACGACGCGGGCCACGGCTCCCTGGTCGTCGACGAACGCATCAAGCAGGTACGCCTGGAGCTGGACTTCGCGAGCAGAAACCTCCCGAAGCCGTAG
- a CDS encoding NAD(P)-binding protein, whose protein sequence is MVVCGDDGLAHRLAAELRGVYREQVTLVVPPAGRRVRQPVVGRARAASAALLDMVNAAVNRTGNGDPGGADRELDATEPTEDVLADAGVERATALALVYDDDETNIRAALTARRLNPRLRLVLRLYNRRLGQHIEELLDQSATLATGDGAGTGAGAGAGAGSTTVLSDADTAAPALAATALVGTSKVVETDGLLLRAVERNPPRPGEVADPGLCTLALLSATSNDPAGADGSEDSGEQGPQLLPDAAAVEAATGRGTVALEQVSYSGPPLPAGRAGVPAFGELFSRRLRWSLAGLAACVVALAVALMLVTGDHPLHATYVTLLDLFSINEPAHNKDTGRQILQLLSGFVGLLLLPVLLAAVLEALGTFRSASALRKPPRGLGGHVVLLGLGKIGTRVLTRLREMDIPVVCVEADPEARGMATARRLRVPVVLGDVTQEGVLEAAKIHRAHSLLALTSVDTTNLEAVLYARSVRSRLRVVLRLYDDDFATAVYRTLRAAHPGALTRSRSVTHLAAPSFAGAMMGRQILGAIPVERRVLLFAAVEVAGHPQLEGKTVGEAFRAGAWRVLALEVSDGGRAEGGAPERARESRLVWELPDTYVLRGSDRVVLAATRRGLAELLGRRARRGADV, encoded by the coding sequence ATGGTGGTGTGCGGCGACGACGGGCTGGCCCACCGGCTGGCCGCCGAACTGCGCGGCGTCTACCGCGAGCAGGTCACCCTCGTCGTCCCGCCCGCCGGGCGCCGGGTGCGCCAGCCGGTGGTCGGGCGGGCCCGCGCGGCCTCGGCGGCGCTGCTGGACATGGTCAACGCGGCGGTCAACCGGACGGGCAACGGCGATCCGGGCGGCGCCGACCGCGAACTGGACGCCACCGAGCCGACCGAGGACGTACTCGCGGACGCCGGTGTCGAACGGGCCACCGCGCTGGCCCTCGTGTACGACGACGACGAGACCAACATCCGGGCCGCCCTGACCGCCCGCCGGCTCAACCCCCGGCTGCGGCTGGTCCTGCGGCTGTACAACCGGCGCCTGGGCCAGCACATCGAGGAACTCCTCGACCAGAGCGCGACCTTGGCGACGGGCGACGGTGCCGGGACCGGGGCCGGGGCCGGGGCCGGGGCCGGGTCCACGACCGTCCTGTCCGACGCCGACACCGCCGCGCCCGCGCTGGCGGCCACCGCCCTCGTCGGCACCAGCAAGGTCGTCGAGACGGACGGCCTGCTGCTGCGCGCGGTCGAACGCAATCCGCCCCGCCCCGGCGAGGTGGCCGACCCGGGGCTGTGCACCCTGGCGCTGCTGTCCGCGACGAGCAACGACCCGGCCGGTGCGGACGGTTCGGAGGACAGCGGCGAGCAAGGGCCGCAACTGCTGCCCGACGCGGCGGCGGTGGAGGCGGCCACCGGGCGCGGGACCGTGGCCCTGGAGCAGGTGTCGTACTCGGGGCCGCCGCTGCCCGCCGGGCGGGCCGGCGTGCCCGCCTTCGGCGAACTGTTCTCACGGCGGCTGCGGTGGTCGCTGGCCGGCCTGGCGGCCTGCGTGGTCGCCCTCGCCGTGGCACTGATGCTGGTCACCGGCGACCATCCCCTGCACGCCACGTACGTGACGCTGCTCGACCTGTTCTCCATCAACGAACCCGCGCACAACAAGGACACCGGCCGTCAGATCCTCCAGCTCCTCTCCGGGTTCGTCGGACTGCTGCTGCTGCCCGTCCTGCTGGCCGCCGTGCTGGAGGCCCTCGGAACCTTTCGCAGCGCGTCGGCACTGCGGAAGCCGCCGCGCGGGCTCGGCGGGCATGTCGTCCTGCTGGGTCTCGGCAAGATCGGCACCCGCGTCCTGACCCGGCTGCGGGAGATGGACATCCCCGTGGTGTGCGTCGAGGCGGACCCCGAGGCGCGCGGCATGGCGACCGCGCGGCGGCTGCGGGTGCCGGTGGTGCTCGGGGACGTCACCCAGGAGGGCGTCCTGGAGGCCGCGAAGATCCACCGGGCGCACTCCCTGCTCGCCCTGACCAGCGTGGACACGACCAACCTGGAGGCGGTGCTGTACGCGCGGTCCGTACGGTCGCGGCTGCGGGTGGTGCTGCGCCTGTACGACGACGACTTCGCGACCGCCGTGTACCGCACCCTGCGGGCCGCCCACCCGGGCGCGCTCACCCGCAGCCGGAGCGTGACGCACCTGGCGGCGCCGTCCTTCGCCGGGGCGATGATGGGCCGCCAGATCCTCGGGGCGATCCCCGTCGAGCGGCGGGTGCTGCTGTTCGCGGCGGTGGAGGTGGCGGGGCACCCCCAGCTGGAGGGGAAGACGGTCGGGGAGGCGTTCCGGGCGGGGGCGTGGCGGGTGCTGGCGCTCGAGGTCTCCGACGGTGGGCGGGCGGAGGGCGGTGCGCCGGAGCGGGCGCGGGAGTCGCGGTTGGTGTGGGAGCTGCCCGACACGTATGTCCTGCGGGGCTCGGACCGGGTGGTGCTGGCGGCGACGCGGAGGGGGCTGGCGGAGTTGCTGGGGCGGCGGGCCCGGCGTGGGGCGGACGTGTAG